CCACATTCACGGGGATCATGGACTCGAACACCAGCTCCCCCAATGGCCCGTCCTTGAGCAGGTTCACTAGCTCCCAGGTGAGGGAGCGGGACTTGTTGAGCATGTTGATGATGATCCCCCCAATCGCCAGATCCGAGTTCTCGATCTCTTCCACGAAATCTTGTACCCCCTGAATGAAGATGTCCACGCCTTTCACTGGGAGGAACTCCGCAGTCGTCGGGATCAATACCATGTCCGAAATCGCCAGGGCATTCTGTGTGACCAGACCTAAGTTCGGTGGACAATCGAGCAGCACGATGTCATACTCCCCTACCACATCCTTCAAAGCACGGGCAAGGAGGCGCTCACGATTCACCGCTCCGGAAAAGTCCAAATCCGCCCGGGCCAACAAGATCGAGGCCGGAATCAGATCGACATCCCCAAATCGGAAAATCGCATCCTCGGGCTTGAGTTGCTTATCTCCCTTTCCTGCTTTGGCCGCCATCAATTCATAGACTGATACATCCAGTTGGGAGAAGCCCACATTGCACGACATCGTCAAATTGGCCTGGGCATCCATGTCCACCATGAGGACACCGAATCCGCGCCGAGCCAGGGCAAAGCCCAAGTTATGGGTGACGGTCGATTTACCGACTCCGCCCTTGAAGTTCGCGATGGAAATGATCATGGGTTATCTGAGGTTTTGGGTGGTTCGAAACAATAAATACTAGTTACTAAATAACAACTATAATTTCATATTCTAAAACATAAGAACTATAAACCTCTATTCTAGAAATAGATAATAAATACTATAAACTTCTATTTATAAGTTAATAATCTTAAAACCAATAACTACTAGTTAATAACTGAGAACTAAAAATTTATAACCTATAAATAAATATTACCAAATAATAACTAATAACCTATACATGGACAATATTTGTTATTCTTTATTCTTTTATTTTTTATTTATTATTCTACGAATAGATGAACATAAATCATCACTGCTAAATATTTATCGATAAATATGACCGAATACTCTCGGCAAAATCAGCAATAATATTGAAAATAAGCTGAGAAAAAATGGAACATTAAAACGGGACTCCATGCTAAAAAAAGTGATTATATGCAATGTATGACACGATATTCGACAACGGTTACCCAATAGGGAGCAACCCTTGGTGGTACGATATATAATATATTAACTAAATATGAACATTTCCATGTAGTGTTT
This portion of the Pontibacter sp. G13 genome encodes:
- a CDS encoding ParA family protein gives rise to the protein MIISIANFKGGVGKSTVTHNLGFALARRGFGVLMVDMDAQANLTMSCNVGFSQLDVSVYELMAAKAGKGDKQLKPEDAIFRFGDVDLIPASILLARADLDFSGAVNRERLLARALKDVVGEYDIVLLDCPPNLGLVTQNALAISDMVLIPTTAEFLPVKGVDIFIQGVQDFVEEIENSDLAIGGIIINMLNKSRSLTWELVNLLKDGPLGELVFESMIPVNVAISEAQAQGQTVYDYNPESKGAKAFEALADEFLKRFTNEGVENGEKESVNH